A DNA window from Paramormyrops kingsleyae isolate MSU_618 chromosome 10, PKINGS_0.4, whole genome shotgun sequence contains the following coding sequences:
- the LOC111859786 gene encoding organic solute transporter subunit alpha-like isoform X2 encodes MERNLSQVLKCLDEAPTSEEFLYSMDPSTCFTYSVLTLMTLVGSLMYLEETVYITRKITSSCKRTAYIWVTGAPPVIAATSCVGLWVPRSSMFTDFTASIYLSISLHKFLVMMLEEFGGEEALVRRLQDKPLKTSTGPCCCCCLCLPPLPVSRTSLTILKWGTLQAALLRPTLMFFATVLWSNGTYQQGKMEVKEAFLWITLLSVAAFLLSLWLLGIMFAQAKLDLSKCNIVPKFALNQCVVVLSQAQSGIVDVLVSTGTISCVPPFSARARGTFMDQQLLVVEMFIVIFVARFYYRWEHSGSDAENPGPC; translated from the exons ATGGAGAGGAACTTAAGCCAAGTATTAAAATGCCTGGACGAAGCTCCGACTTCCGAAGAGTTTCTTTACA GTATGGATCCGTCCACCTGTTTCACGTACTCTGTTCTGACGCTGATGACGTTAGTGGGAAGCCTTATGTACTTGGAGGAGACCGTGTACATAACCAGGAAAATTACGTCATCCTGCAAGAGAACCGCTTACATCTGGGTTACTGGCGCTCCACCT GTGATTGCCGCCACGTCGTGCGTTGGCCTGTGGGTTCCTCGCTCGTCCATGTTTACAGACTTCACTGCTTCCAT CTATTTAAGCATCTCCCTGCACAAGTTCCTGGTGATGATGCTGGAGGAGTTCGGTGGGGAAGAGGCGCTGGTGCGCCGGCTGCAGGACAAGCCCCTGAAGACCAGCACCGggccctgctgctgctgctgcctctgcctgccgcCGCTGCCCGTCAGCAG GACGAGCCTGACCATCCTGAAGTGGGGGACCTTGCAGGCTGCTCTTCTCAGGCCAACGCTCATGTTTTTCGCCACTGTCCTCTGGAGCAACGGCACGTATCAGCAAGGCAAG ATGGAGGTGAAGGAGGCGTTCCTATGGATCACTTTGCTGTCTGTGGCTGCTTTCCTGCTCTCGCTGTGGCTCCTAGGAATCATGTTTGCCCAGGCCAAGTTAGACCTCTCAAAGTGCAACATTGTTCCAAAGTTTGCCCTGAACCAG TGCGTGGTGGTTCTTAGCCAGGCTCAGAGTGGCATCGTGGACGTGCTGGTCAGCACTGGAACCATTTCTTGTGTACCTCCTTTCTCCGCCCGTGCCAGAGGAACAT TCATGGACCAACAGCTGCTGGTGGTAGAGATGTTCATAGTCATATTCGTGGCCCGTTTCTACTACAGATGGGAACACAGCGGCAGTGATGCCGAGAATCCAGGTCCTTGCTAA
- the LOC111859786 gene encoding organic solute transporter subunit alpha-like isoform X1 produces MERNLSQVLKCLDEAPTSEEFLYSMDPSTCFTYSVLTLMTLVGSLMYLEETVYITRKITSSCKRTAYIWVTGAPPVIAATSCVGLWVPRSSMFTDFTASIYLSISLHKFLVMMLEEFGGEEALVRRLQDKPLKTSTGPCCCCCLCLPPLPVSRTSLTILKWGTLQAALLRPTLMFFATVLWSNGTYQQGKMEVKEAFLWITLLSVAAFLLSLWLLGIMFAQAKLDLSKCNIVPKFALNQCVVVLSQAQSGIVDVLVSTGTISCVPPFSARARGTYGNTAAVMPRIQVLAKERDHGDWNTLERNVLKRPLISPVQ; encoded by the exons ATGGAGAGGAACTTAAGCCAAGTATTAAAATGCCTGGACGAAGCTCCGACTTCCGAAGAGTTTCTTTACA GTATGGATCCGTCCACCTGTTTCACGTACTCTGTTCTGACGCTGATGACGTTAGTGGGAAGCCTTATGTACTTGGAGGAGACCGTGTACATAACCAGGAAAATTACGTCATCCTGCAAGAGAACCGCTTACATCTGGGTTACTGGCGCTCCACCT GTGATTGCCGCCACGTCGTGCGTTGGCCTGTGGGTTCCTCGCTCGTCCATGTTTACAGACTTCACTGCTTCCAT CTATTTAAGCATCTCCCTGCACAAGTTCCTGGTGATGATGCTGGAGGAGTTCGGTGGGGAAGAGGCGCTGGTGCGCCGGCTGCAGGACAAGCCCCTGAAGACCAGCACCGggccctgctgctgctgctgcctctgcctgccgcCGCTGCCCGTCAGCAG GACGAGCCTGACCATCCTGAAGTGGGGGACCTTGCAGGCTGCTCTTCTCAGGCCAACGCTCATGTTTTTCGCCACTGTCCTCTGGAGCAACGGCACGTATCAGCAAGGCAAG ATGGAGGTGAAGGAGGCGTTCCTATGGATCACTTTGCTGTCTGTGGCTGCTTTCCTGCTCTCGCTGTGGCTCCTAGGAATCATGTTTGCCCAGGCCAAGTTAGACCTCTCAAAGTGCAACATTGTTCCAAAGTTTGCCCTGAACCAG TGCGTGGTGGTTCTTAGCCAGGCTCAGAGTGGCATCGTGGACGTGCTGGTCAGCACTGGAACCATTTCTTGTGTACCTCCTTTCTCCGCCCGTGCCAGAGGAACAT ATGGGAACACAGCGGCAGTGATGCCGAGAATCCAGGTCCTTGCTAAGGAGCGCGACCACGGGGACTGGAACACGCTAGAAAGAAATGTTCTCAAGCGGCCGCTTATCAGTCCAGTGCAGTAG